One genomic segment of Armatimonadia bacterium includes these proteins:
- a CDS encoding glycosyltransferase family 2 protein translates to MAAQPSVRIVILNYNTRDLLVECLQSLQEDPGSSDWHIVVVDNASSDGSAQQVRESFPSVSLVESERNLGFSAGNNLGTRGGEESYLLFLNSDTRVPAGTVQALVAFLERTPEAAAVGPRLLSPDGSLQWSCRSFPGPVNTVLEGFWLDRLFPSSRFLGRPRMTWLDHTQTVAVDYVQGAALLVRREAFEAVGGWPEAYFFYAEDADLCHSLKRRCGPVYYYGAVTITHVGGASAAKASEQTTLQAHRSVLLFALRTGGALRLFLQRLATVKVTLPRLLVASLAALLAPGSAKRDHLRRQRRLYARVLKIALSPLPTAEQANPPAF, encoded by the coding sequence ATGGCAGCGCAGCCCTCGGTCCGCATCGTCATCCTCAACTACAACACCCGCGACCTGCTGGTCGAGTGCCTGCAATCTCTGCAGGAGGACCCGGGCTCGTCGGACTGGCACATCGTCGTGGTCGATAACGCCTCCTCCGACGGTAGCGCGCAGCAAGTGCGGGAGAGCTTCCCCTCCGTCAGCCTGGTGGAGTCTGAGCGCAATCTGGGGTTCTCGGCCGGCAACAACCTGGGCACCCGGGGTGGTGAGGAGAGCTACCTGCTGTTCCTCAACTCCGACACCAGGGTGCCCGCGGGCACTGTCCAGGCCCTGGTTGCCTTCCTTGAGCGGACGCCGGAGGCTGCCGCCGTGGGTCCCCGACTGCTTAGCCCCGACGGTTCGCTACAGTGGTCCTGCCGCAGCTTCCCCGGTCCGGTCAACACGGTCCTGGAGGGCTTCTGGCTGGATCGCCTCTTCCCGTCCTCCCGATTCCTGGGTCGGCCGCGGATGACCTGGCTCGACCACACCCAGACGGTTGCCGTCGACTATGTGCAGGGCGCTGCGCTGCTGGTGCGTCGTGAGGCCTTCGAGGCCGTGGGAGGCTGGCCGGAGGCGTACTTCTTCTACGCCGAGGATGCGGATCTGTGCCACAGCCTGAAGCGGCGGTGCGGTCCGGTGTACTACTACGGGGCGGTCACCATCACCCATGTGGGCGGTGCCAGCGCCGCTAAGGCCTCTGAGCAGACCACACTTCAAGCCCACAGATCGGTGCTCCTCTTCGCGCTTCGGACGGGCGGAGCGCTGCGGCTGTTCCTGCAGCGGCTGGCGACAGTGAAGGTCACCCTTCCCCGGCTGCTGGTAGCTTCTCTGGCGGCTCTGTTGGCCCCTGGAAGCGCCAAACGCGACCACCTGCGGCGACAGCGTCGGCTCTATGCAAGGGTGCTGAAGATCGCGCTCTCCCCTCT
- a CDS encoding sugar phosphate isomerase/epimerase family protein, translating into MKFAICNEIFWSEDPDRWTIDRQFEAAAEIGFDALEISPFTLNFDARRITDDQKQAILDASKATGVEVAGIHWLLSRTEGYHVTDPDPEVRERTARYMEDLVRLGIELGGSMMVAGSPQQRWVKSDLGVTYGQAWGWFRDCMKRCGEVGLDADFKVCIEPLAVVTQNNLLLRASEAREMSAEIGLPNVGVIIDTYSGLQQEVDLPAEIRASADVLYHYHCNDLNRCAPGWGDTDFVPIMKALLDINYQRYASIEVFDFEPDAYEHCKKGYDTLKAAREKAAG; encoded by the coding sequence ATGAAGTTCGCCATCTGCAACGAGATCTTCTGGTCCGAAGACCCGGACCGATGGACCATTGACCGCCAGTTCGAGGCAGCCGCCGAGATCGGCTTCGATGCCTTGGAGATATCGCCCTTCACGCTCAACTTCGACGCCCGCAGGATCACCGATGACCAGAAGCAGGCAATCCTCGACGCCTCGAAGGCGACCGGCGTCGAGGTCGCCGGGATTCACTGGCTGCTGTCCCGCACCGAGGGCTACCACGTCACCGATCCCGACCCCGAGGTACGCGAGCGAACCGCCCGCTACATGGAGGACCTTGTGCGCCTCGGTATCGAGCTGGGCGGATCGATGATGGTGGCCGGCTCGCCGCAACAGCGCTGGGTCAAGAGCGATCTGGGCGTCACCTACGGCCAGGCCTGGGGCTGGTTCCGAGACTGCATGAAGCGCTGCGGCGAAGTGGGCCTCGACGCCGACTTCAAGGTGTGCATCGAGCCGCTTGCCGTTGTGACCCAGAACAACCTGCTGCTTCGTGCCTCGGAAGCCCGGGAGATGTCCGCCGAGATCGGCCTGCCCAATGTGGGCGTCATCATCGACACCTACAGCGGCCTGCAGCAGGAAGTGGACCTTCCGGCCGAGATCCGCGCCAGCGCTGACGTCCTGTACCACTATCACTGCAACGACCTCAACCGCTGCGCTCCGGGCTGGGGCGACACGGACTTCGTGCCGATCATGAAGGCCCTGCTGGACATCAACTACCAGCGCTATGCCTCCATCGAGGTCTTCGACTTCGAGCCGGATGCCTACGAGCACTGCAAGAAGGGTTATGACACCCTCAAGGCAGCTCGCGAGAAGGCCGCCGGATAG
- a CDS encoding type II secretion system protein has protein sequence MSRDLSRRRAFTLVELLVVLGILAVLGAILFPVFARARESAHKTACVAQLSQLYKAAKMYIDDNDRTLVPARTEAVGSGTRGVTWCVLLQPYLHNSQVLICPSDPEPAASADSLCLPHSYGINYLLSFNNRWGTYPFVARMSTVSRVSDTVLFFELKDEVAEMGASFYTHRLSRVSCRHNQKGNFGFLDGHIKTLGMADLGSVRSWDPFTG, from the coding sequence ATGTCACGTGATCTGAGCCGCCGGCGTGCCTTCACGCTGGTGGAGTTGCTGGTTGTGTTGGGAATCCTCGCGGTGCTGGGCGCGATCTTGTTCCCTGTGTTCGCTCGGGCTCGCGAGAGTGCTCACAAGACGGCTTGCGTGGCGCAACTGAGTCAGCTATACAAGGCCGCCAAGATGTACATTGACGACAACGACCGGACGCTCGTCCCGGCACGCACCGAGGCCGTCGGCTCGGGCACTCGCGGCGTGACCTGGTGTGTGTTGCTGCAGCCCTACCTGCACAACAGTCAGGTACTGATCTGCCCGAGCGATCCCGAGCCGGCCGCCAGCGCCGACAGCCTCTGTCTGCCGCACAGCTACGGGATCAACTACCTGCTGTCCTTCAACAACCGGTGGGGAACCTACCCCTTCGTGGCTCGAATGAGCACGGTGAGTCGCGTCAGTGACACGGTGCTGTTCTTCGAGCTCAAGGACGAAGTGGCTGAGATGGGTGCGAGCTTCTACACCCACCGGCTGAGTCGGGTGAGTTGTCGGCACAACCAGAAGGGGAACTTCGGGTTCCTGGATGGACATATTAAGACACTAGGGATGGCCGACCTAGGCAGCGTTCGCTCCTGGGACCCCTTCACAGGCTAG